The genomic segment GGGCTACGCCCTCCACCCGGTCCAGGCCGGGGGCTCGGACGGCGTGGTGAAGAAGGCGTCCTACGCGCGGGACTCGGGCGCCTTCACGGTCCCGGGCCGCACGGTGGCGGTCTTCCAGCGGCACTGATCCGGCGGCCGGTTCCGCGGACCGGACCACGGGGTGAACGGACCACGCGGTGAACGGACCATCCGGGCACGTCCCTCGGGGCGAGCGCGGGTGGTCCGTTCGCGTGTGAGGGGGAAGAGGAAGAGGGAGGGCCGTACGAGCCGTGCAGCCCACGGCGGCGGTTCAGACGGCGGTTCAGACGGCGGTTCAGGCCCCGGGCCGGGGGCCGAACTCCGTGAGCCGGGCGAGAAAGGCGGCGAAGGCGCCGTCCGGCGCCTGTTCGGAGATGATCGCGCGCACCACGGCGGCGGTCTCCTCGTCGTACGCGGCGGTGACGGCCGCCAGCGCCAGGAAGTCGTGCGCGAGCTGCAACTCCATCTCCTCACGCGGCACATCGCAGCCGTCGAGCCAGGTCAGCGCCGTGGTCTCGGCGAGCCCGATCCAGGAGCGGACGACGAGGCCGAGACGCGGGCCTGGCTCGTCGGTCCCCAGGTGGAGGAGGATCTGCCGGTAGGCGGCCTCGCGGACGTCGTCGATGAGCGCGTTGGCGCGCTCGGGGCCCACGGCGCTGCCGCCGCGCAGCAGGGCGGCGAAGCCGGGGCCGTGGTCGTCGACGAAGTCGAAGTAGCGGTTCACGACCCGCAGCATCCGTGCCCCGAGCGGGCCTTCACGGGGCTCGGTGAAACGGTTCGCCAGTTCCTCCGCGGCCCGGCTGACCGCCGCTTCGTACAGGCTGTGCTTGCCCGGGAAGTAGTGGTAGACGAGCGGCCGCGAGATCCCCGCGGCCGTCGCGATGTCGTCGATGGACACCTCGTCGGGGGAGCGGCGGCTGAACTGTTCCAGCGCCACGGCGATCAGTTGTTCCCGCCGCTCTTCGACACCCATCCGGCGGCGTACCACGGTCGTCATGGTGGCTACCTTAACGACCGGTTATCTGCGTGTTGTGTCCCCGGCGCCAGGTGTGACGGGCGGCACGGGGGCGTGCCGGGGCGGAGGTGAGGGCCGGTTCCGGCGTTACCCGTGGGGCGGATGTTGCTGGAGGGGCGGGAGTTGGGGCGCTTTCCGCCGAGGCGGACGGGGCGGGGCCAGGTTGAATGAATACCCTAGGGGGTATACAATGTCGGCATGAGGGGACAGCCGCGCGGCACCGCAGGACCGGGGCGAGGGCTCCGGTGGCTCCCGGCCGGATCACCGGCCGCCCCGGCCGCCCCGCACGGCCCCCCGGCCGGGGGCGGCGGCCACTGCCGGGACACCCGGCCCGTGATGCCGCCGGGACCGGCAGCGGAGGACCGGGCGCGGGAGGACGTCCGCGCCCGGCTCGCCCGGCGCTTCCCGGACACCCCCTCCGAGGTGCTGGACGCGGTGCTGGCGGAGGAGTCCGCCGTCCTCGCCTCCGCGCCGCTCCGGCACTACGTGCCGGTCCTGGTGTTCAAACGCGTGTGCCGCCGGCTGGCCGGGGACGGCCCGGCCGGGGCGGAAGCCGGAGGGGAGCCGTCATGAGGCCCGTACCGAAGTGCGTCCTCGACCGGTCGCGGCCGTGCAACTCCTGCATCGCCGCCGATCCCCGCAGCTGCCCGTACCCCTATCTGCTCGGGGAGAGCGACCTCGGGGAGCCGGACGAGGAGGCGGAGGGGGAGCCGGCGCCCCCGGAGAACGGCGCCGCGGCGCCCTCCCGGCAGCCGGGAGAGCGCCGCGGGTTCCCCGTCCTTCCCGGCCCGCCCGGGCCCGTCGGGGCCGGGCCGCTCCTCAGCTCACCTGCCAGCCGCTGAACTCCACCAGGCCGCGCCCGCCGTCACCCCCGTTGGCCGCGCTCATGAACATCCCCGCGTCCTGCGGCCCCGCGGCCGGTCCCGGCACCCGGACGGCCGCCACGGTGCGCCAGGTCGCTCCGTCGTCCGCCGAGCACTCCCCGGTGTACGCGTCCTCGCCGGTGCGGGTCAGGCGCAGCACGACCGGGGCGGTGAGACCCGTGACGCGGCGGTAGGTGTCGAGGGTGCCGTCGCCCGTGGCGTCGTAGGAGAGGACGACGCCGTTGGCCGGGGTGACGGAGAGATTGAGGAAACCGGGGGAGCCCGCCTCCTCCAGGGAGTTGCGGACGACGAGGCCCGCGCGGGCCCACGGTCCGGTGACGGCCTGGCTGTCGACGCGGACGGTCACCGCCGTGCCCGGGGCCAGGACGCCCGGGCGGTAGAGCGCGCCGAACTCGGCCGTGGCCTTCCACAGATCGGCGCCCGCGCCCTCGATGGCCCAGCGGTCGCCGAGCTGCCCGAAGAGCGCCGCGTTCCCGTTCGCCGTCCGCCAGCCGGGCCCGGGCGGGCTCGCGACGTACAGGACGCCGGGGTGGGCGGTGCGCACCGGTGCTTCGTCGCGCGGCCCGTAGCGCACCGCGATCTCGTACGGCAGCGGGTCCAGGGGGCGCGCCGGCGGGCCCGCGGGGGCGGCCACCCGCCAGCGGGCCCGGCCCTCACCGCCTGCCGGGACCGGCGGCAGGGTGACGGTCTCCCCGGGTCCGCCGGTGAGGCCGGTGAGGGTGAACCCGACGGAGCCGGTGGGGGCCAGGCCGTTGGTGTTGCGGAACGCCGCGGTGAGGTCGGTGCCGCCGCCGGGCGGGATCGCCGCCGGGTCCGCCGAGACCGTGACGACCCCCTGGTACGGGGCCCGGGCCAGCTCGTCGTGGACGCGCCGCGCGGTGCGGAAGGCGTCGGTGACGGGCCGCTCCGGGTACCTCTGCCGCTCGCGGGTCCAGGGCTCCTCGACGGCGTACCAGTCGAAGGCGCGGGGATCGCGGCCCTCGGCGAGGGCGTTCTCCAGCTCCTCCAGGTAGCTCCGCCACTGGGGGAGGTGGAAGTCGCCGATGAGGCCGTTCCAGTCGCGGTTGGCGTAGTTGGCCAGGCGCCCGCCGTCGGCGGTGGGGCGGTCGGCCCAGGTGGTGATGAGCGTGCGGGCCGTCTGTTCGAGCCGGTCGGACTCGGCCTCGTCCGACCCCATGCGGCGGGCGTCGGCCAGCCAGGGGCCCAGCAGGAAGCGGTGGTGGGCGCCCGCCATGGCGTCGCTGAGCCGCATCAGCCGCAGCCACAGCGCGGACAGGGCCCGGAAGGTCTCCAGGTCCCCCCGCTCGTAGGCGGTGCGGAGCTGCGGCAGGAGCTGCCAGGAGCGGTTCGCCAGGGCCTGCCGGCCGAGGTCGGTGAGGTCGTGCCGGTAGGCGTCGGAGCCGCGCAACGCGGCCCGGACGCCGAGCAGGGCGGCGAAGGCCGTGTCGAAGGCGGCCGGGTCGAAGGCCGGCATGTGGGTGGCGTAGTGGGTGCCGGAGCGTGCGGTGAGGCCGGGGCGGGCGGCGAAGATGCTGTCGTGCGGACGCCCGTCGCGACTGCCGATCTCGTAGGCGGTCTCCCGCAGCGCGGCGAGGGCGGCCCGGGCCTCGCGGTCGCGGCCTCCGTAGCGGATGTCGGCGTACTCGGCGAACCAGGCGGCGCGGTCCACCCGCTCCTCGCGCCAGGCGAGTTCGCTGAAGAGTTCGAAGGCGGCCGGGTCGCGCTCGGCGGCCTCCGCCATATAGGCCGTGCCGGTGAGCTGGCTGCCCGGCTTGTCGCGCCAGACCGTGAACCGCTCGGTCCACCGGTGGGTCTTGGCCCCGAGGGTGGTACGGCCGCCGAAGTTGGGGATGGTGCCGAAGGCGTACGGGGTGCCGCCCCAGTCGGCCTCACGGTCGGTCACCCGTTCCAGGTCGGAGAGCCCGTCGACGACGAGCATCCGCTCCTTGTCGAGGGCGTCCAGCAGTTCCCGGCGCGGGTTCTCCTGCCAGCCGAGGATGACCCAGATGGAGCCGGGGCGGGCGGTGCGCAGCGCGGTCTCGACGGCGCGCGCCGCTTCGGGGACGGGCACGTCCCCCGGGTCGCCGCCCTCGTGCAGCAGGTCCATCTTGAAGTGGTCCGCCGCGCCGAAGAGTTCCTCCTGATGGCGGTAGAAGGACGCGGCCACGGCGCGGAAGGCGGCGGTGCGCGGGTCGAGCCAGTCGGGGCGCTCCAGGCCGGCCCAGGTGCCCTGCGGGATGGTGCGCGCCCCGTCGTTGCGCTCGGCGAAGCCGCCGGGGACGGTGCCGAAGTAGCCGGGGAGCACCGGGGACATGCCCAGCTCGCGCAGCCGGTCGCAGATGCGGCGGCCCAGGGCGGTGCGGCGCGCCAGCAGTTCCGGGCTGACGGGGCCGCCGTAGCCGCTCATGTTCTGCAGCAGCCACCACGGCTGGTGGGAGGGGGCCGGGATCCAGGCGCGGGCCTCCTCGTCGCTGTAGCCGAAGTCCAGCAGCAGCCGGTGGTAGACGGCTTCCTGGCCGGGGGTGACCAGCACCTGGTTGCAGCCGTGCAGCGCCAGGATGTCGATCAGGCGTTCCCAGCGCGGCCAGTCGGCGTACGGGGCGGTGTAGCCGTCGTGCGTGTCGTTGAGGGCGAACCGGTTCGGTACGGTCGCGGACCGGACAAGCGGACGGTCCGGCGCGGGCAGCCGGCGGGGCAGTTCCGTCTGGCTCCCGGACCAGCTGAGATGGGCGCGGCAGACGTACTTCAGATACCAGTTGACCCCCGTGAGCAGCACCGCCGGGCCGGTGCCCGCCACCTCGACGCGCCCCGCGGCGCCGGTGACGCGGAAGCGCTCCCGGCCGCCGGACAGCGGCCGGAGCCGGAACTGGCCCGCGTGGCCGGGCAGCAGGCGCTCCAGCGCCGCGCGGGCGGGTGCGGGGTCGAAGGGCGGGCCGGCCGCGGTGGTCTCGGCGCGGGCGGCCGGTGCGTGGTCGCCGAGGGCCGCGATGCCCAGGGCACCGGCGGCTCCCAGCAGAACCCGTCTGGTCGGTTCGGACACGTGCGCTCCCCACTCTGCGTAGCACAGCGGTAACAGGTGCGTGAGGTGTGCACGCTAACGAGCCGGCCGGGGCCCGGCAATGAGACGCGCGACGCGGTGAGCCGTACCCCGGGACACACCGAGAAGTCACCATGCGGCCCCCGCGGGGCCGCACCCATCCGGAGGACCGATGTCATCGAAGCGTTCGGCGGCGCGTACCGCCGCCGTCATCCCGGCGCTGGCCTGCGCCCTGCTGCTTGCCGCCGGCTGCGGCGGCGGGGACGGCGGGGACGGCGGGGCGGACGACAGGGCCGGCGTCCCCGAGGCGGCCACCGGCACCGTGGAGCAGCTCGCCGGGAAGGCGGGCTGCGAGAAACCGAATCTGCAGATCGACGCCGAGGAGCTGCGGCAGGGACGGTGCGGCAGGGGCGACGGCCGCTATGTGCTGGCCACCTTCGCGACCCACAAGGGGCAGCAGGACTGGCTCTCCGAGGCCGAGGGCTACGGGGGCACCTATCTGGTCGGCCCGAAGTGGGTCGCCGTGGGCTCCCCGAAGGTGGTGGAGAGCCTGCGCGGCAAGCTCGGCGGCGACATTGAGACGGGCGCCTCGCACGGCCCCGCGCACGGCGAGGGCTCGGGCGGCGCGTCCGAGGACTCCCCGGAGGAATCCCACGGGGACGCGCACCAGGGGGGCCACCAGGGCTCGCACGGCTGACCGTACCGGCCGGCCCGTCCGCAGGAGACCCGGACCGGGCGGCACGGCCGCACGCGGAAACGACGGCGGGGGTGCCGGTGAGGATCACCGGCACCCCCGCCCCGTGACGGCCACAGGGGAGGCCGTCAGGGGAGTGGGATGACGAGGGACCGGGTCATCGGGGGGACCGAATCAGCGGTCCGGCAGCGCCGGGAGGGGCACCGTCAGGTGCACTCCTGGCCGCTGTTGATGCACTCCACCGCCTCCGCCATCAGGTTCTCGGAGAACACGTTGATGAAGTCACCGTGGTCCGTGATGGGCTTGTGCAGCTGCTCCGGGAAGGAGTCCACGGC from the Streptomyces xinghaiensis S187 genome contains:
- a CDS encoding alpha-N-acetylglucosaminidase codes for the protein MSEPTRRVLLGAAGALGIAALGDHAPAARAETTAAGPPFDPAPARAALERLLPGHAGQFRLRPLSGGRERFRVTGAAGRVEVAGTGPAVLLTGVNWYLKYVCRAHLSWSGSQTELPRRLPAPDRPLVRSATVPNRFALNDTHDGYTAPYADWPRWERLIDILALHGCNQVLVTPGQEAVYHRLLLDFGYSDEEARAWIPAPSHQPWWLLQNMSGYGGPVSPELLARRTALGRRICDRLRELGMSPVLPGYFGTVPGGFAERNDGARTIPQGTWAGLERPDWLDPRTAAFRAVAASFYRHQEELFGAADHFKMDLLHEGGDPGDVPVPEAARAVETALRTARPGSIWVILGWQENPRRELLDALDKERMLVVDGLSDLERVTDREADWGGTPYAFGTIPNFGGRTTLGAKTHRWTERFTVWRDKPGSQLTGTAYMAEAAERDPAAFELFSELAWREERVDRAAWFAEYADIRYGGRDREARAALAALRETAYEIGSRDGRPHDSIFAARPGLTARSGTHYATHMPAFDPAAFDTAFAALLGVRAALRGSDAYRHDLTDLGRQALANRSWQLLPQLRTAYERGDLETFRALSALWLRLMRLSDAMAGAHHRFLLGPWLADARRMGSDEAESDRLEQTARTLITTWADRPTADGGRLANYANRDWNGLIGDFHLPQWRSYLEELENALAEGRDPRAFDWYAVEEPWTRERQRYPERPVTDAFRTARRVHDELARAPYQGVVTVSADPAAIPPGGGTDLTAAFRNTNGLAPTGSVGFTLTGLTGGPGETVTLPPVPAGGEGRARWRVAAPAGPPARPLDPLPYEIAVRYGPRDEAPVRTAHPGVLYVASPPGPGWRTANGNAALFGQLGDRWAIEGAGADLWKATAEFGALYRPGVLAPGTAVTVRVDSQAVTGPWARAGLVVRNSLEEAGSPGFLNLSVTPANGVVLSYDATGDGTLDTYRRVTGLTAPVVLRLTRTGEDAYTGECSADDGATWRTVAAVRVPGPAAGPQDAGMFMSAANGGDGGRGLVEFSGWQVS
- a CDS encoding TetR/AcrR family transcriptional regulator, with the translated sequence MTTVVRRRMGVEERREQLIAVALEQFSRRSPDEVSIDDIATAAGISRPLVYHYFPGKHSLYEAAVSRAAEELANRFTEPREGPLGARMLRVVNRYFDFVDDHGPGFAALLRGGSAVGPERANALIDDVREAAYRQILLHLGTDEPGPRLGLVVRSWIGLAETTALTWLDGCDVPREEMELQLAHDFLALAAVTAAYDEETAAVVRAIISEQAPDGAFAAFLARLTEFGPRPGA
- a CDS encoding three-helix bundle dimerization domain-containing protein; the encoded protein is MRGQPRGTAGPGRGLRWLPAGSPAAPAAPHGPPAGGGGHCRDTRPVMPPGPAAEDRAREDVRARLARRFPDTPSEVLDAVLAEESAVLASAPLRHYVPVLVFKRVCRRLAGDGPAGAEAGGEPS